In Euphorbia lathyris chromosome 9, ddEupLath1.1, whole genome shotgun sequence, the following are encoded in one genomic region:
- the LOC136206103 gene encoding uncharacterized protein isoform X1, giving the protein MEMKWELGEFKEEMVGSKFHQAHEAASSVLSLTLQLREYEKQFEVAKDSLLKQEEELREREEEVAIKLSKIKEKEDEIQKQEKEFQERNSEDKKVIPAQKEVEDWSRMLITKRKELALAQKEHQECIQDLTVKKKQLGSLMKSIEDRSKKLNSEDTKLGFKEKELNRVQKLISETSNDLCLKEKHLCSIKDMIGDYTAKLEDKEKKYLVINSSIDKCYDELARKQKHLDSVKTMIMKKTEELEAKEKQLRSIEGMIADSTEKHVEKEKKYHAINSSIDRCSVELTSKQKHLDSVKKMIIKKIEELEAKDKQCDSINISINKCSAEFSLKQRELELIDKSIEENSSKLQVEEEKRAFIESYTAKLANSIEEREKELQCLNEKMKTDCESLELKLIAVQEAIRKRNEELVLKEKSLKSVQMSVIESNKELEAMKKQKVLLEISISGCSEDLEAKKKQLEVKDRRCEAYAKEIELKNQKIDSLQKLVNELSKKQESKEKQLNDKFPSEATIVQPEKLLPNGNGNSLSVDYQTCSTDNGRYLQLLLNRSFRKHDSVLNEALNAIKNSPDPGKLVVDAMQGFYPTVLKEQDVEFDLSVIRRSCTALLQMLLKISPEFKLEVREEAMKLALEWKSRMKTHWENSLEVSAFLQLLAAFKLSSSFNRKELESLFHAISQNKQDLQLRQALGFAVGVPVIDLEQVDALQAHEPGDSSTATIDERICPLILDDDMGTPDLMVDEVVRALKSSTNPAKFALDVMYGSYSQHCANGGGELDVRVVKSKLLLLEQLMKFRPIVDVRLKDEAMKLATLWRRNITPETVKEIEVSAFLLFLHLYGLVSCFSFNDILTFLVKVSRHRNAPYIYRVMDFTDMMPHLIQILMQRKQHIEAARFSCAFRLHHIFPVDLILQNCVDHVQRDAKEKATEKELHARKAILQYISEYKLTSRYDTSNMTRCIVELEKHRTNSTPSPSLYVQNGNAPIIDVDNYSSDNQQSLASFVNVRDKRPIG; this is encoded by the exons ATGGAGATGAAATGGGAATTGGGGGAGTTCAAGGAAGAAATGGTAGGGAGTAAGTTTCATCAAGCCCATGAAGCAGCTTCTTCCGTTCTCTCCTTAACTCTCCAATTGAGAGAATACGAGAAACAATTTGAAGTGGCTAAGGATAGTTTACTAAAGCAAGAGGAAGAACTCCGAGAACGAGAAGAAGAAGTTGCAATTAAGTTAAGCAAGATAAAGGAAAAGGAAGATGAGATTCAGAAACAGGAAAAGGAATTTCAGGAGCGCAATTCGGAGGACAAGAAAGTGATTCCGGCTCAGAAGGAGGTGGAGGACTGGAGTAGGATGCTTATTACGAAACGGAAGGAACTGGCATTGGCGCAAAAGGAGCATCAGGAGTGTATTCAGGATCTTACTGTGAAAAAGAAGCAATTGGGTTCACTTATGAAGTCTATTGAAGATCGGAGTAAAAAGCTCAATTCAGAAGATACCAAATTGGGGTTCAAAGAGAAGGAACTGAATAGGGTTCAGAAATTGATTAGTGAGACTTCAAATGATTTATGTTTGAAAGAGAAGCATCTTTGTTCAATCAAAGATATGATTGGAGATTATACTGCAAAACTTGAAGATAAAGAGAAGAAGTATCTTGTAATCAATTCATCTATTGACAAGTGTTATGATGAACTCGCACGGAAACAGAAACATCTTGATTCAGTCAAGACCATGATCATGAAGAAAACTGAAGaacttgaagctaaagagaaacaACTTCGTTCAATCGAGGGGATGATTGCGGATTCTACTGAAAAACATgtagaaaaagagaagaagtaTCATGCAATTAATTCATCTATTGACAGGTGTTCTGTTGAGCTCACAAGCAAACAGAAACATCTTGATTCAGTCAAAAAGATGATCATCAAGAAAATCGAAGAACTTGAAGCGAAAGATAAGCAGTGTGATTCGATAAATATCTCTATCAACAAGTGCTCTGCAGAATTCTCATTGAAACAAAGGGAGTTGGAGTTGATAGACAAGTCTATTGAAGAGAACTCATCAAAACTTCAAGTGGAAGAGGAGAAACGAGCTTTTATAGAGAGTTACACAGCGAAACTTGCTAATTCGATTGAAGAAAGAGAGAAGGAATTGCAATGTCtcaatgaaaaaatgaaaactgATTGTGAAAGCCTTGAATTGAAACTCATTGCTGTTCAAGAAGCCATTAGAAAACGAAATGAAGAGCTCGTGTTGAAGGAGAAATCACTGAAATCGGTCCAAATGTCCGTCATAGAGAGCAATAAGGAGCTAGAAGCTATGAAGAAACAAAAAGTCTTACTTGAAATATCAATTTCAGGATGCTCTGAGGATCTGGAGGCAAAGAAAAAGCAGCTTGAGGTAAAGGATAGACGGTGTGAAgcatatgccaaggagatagaATTGAAAAACCAGAAAATTGATTCGCTGCAAAAACTAGTTAATGAGCTTTCTAAAAAACAGGAGTCTAAAGAGAAACAATTAAATGATAAATTTCCTTCCGAAGCAACGATTGTGCAACCGGAGAAGTTATTGCCCAATGGTAACGGTAACTCTTTGTCTGTGGATTATCAAACCTGTTCCACAGATAATGGAAGGTACTTGCAATTGCTCTTGAATAGAAGTTTTAGAAAGCATGATTCAGTTCTTAATGAAGCCCTTAATGCTATTAAAAACTCACCGGATCCAGGAAAGCTGGTAGTAGATGCTATGCAGGGGTTTTATCCCACAGTTTTGAAGGAGCAGGATGTAGAGTTCGATTTGAGTGTCATTCGGAGGAGCTGTACTGCTTTGTTGCAGATGTTGTTGAAAATATCGCCGGAGTTTAAGCTAGAAGTTAGAGAAGAGGCAATGAAGTTAGCTCTTGAATGGAAGTCAAGGATGAAGACACACTGGGAGAACTCTTTGGAGGTGTCTGCTTTTTTGCAACTTTTGGCTGCCTTTAAATTGTCCTCGTCTTTCAATCGCAAGGAACTTGAAAGTTTGTTTCATGCTATTTCTCAGAATAAGCAGGATCTTCAATTACGACAGGCTCTAGGATTTGCAGTGGGCGTACCTG TGATTGACCTTGAGCAAGTTGATGCTTTGCAAGCCCATGAACCAGGGGATTCTTCAACTGCAACAATTGACGAAAGGATTTGTCCGTTGATTCTAGATGATGACATGGGCACCCCCGATttgatggttgatgaagttgtaCGTGCTCTTAAATCGTCTACGAACCCTGCAAAATTTGCTTTGGATGTGATGTATGGGTCATATTCCCAGCACTGCGCAAATGGAGGTGGAGAACTTGATGTGCGTGTTGTGAAGAGTAAACTTCTATTACTGGAACAGCTCATGAAATTCCGTCCGATAGTAGATGTTCGGTTGAAAGACGAAGCCATGAAGCTCGCAACTTTGTGGAGACGAAATATAACACCGGAGACTGTGAAGGAGATAGAAGTTTCGGCATTTCTACTGTTTTTGCATCTATATGGATTGGTATCTTGTTTTAGTTTCAACGACATCTTAACATTTCTAGTGAAGGTTTCTCGTCACAGAAATGCTCCTTATATCTACCGGGTTATGGATTTCACAGATATGATGCCCC ACCTTATACAGATTCTTATGCAAAGGAAGCAGCATATAGAGGCTGCTAGATTTAGTTGTGCTTTCCGGTTGCATCACATTTTTCCGGTAGACTTGATCCTGCAAAACTGCGTCGATCATGTGCAGAGAGATGCAAAG GAGAAGGCAACGGAGAAGGAATTACATGCTCGTAAAGCCATATTACAATACATTTCAGAGTATAAGCTGACATCAAGATATGATACTAGCAATATGACTCGTTGCATCGTTGAGCTCGAAAAGCATAGAACAAACAGTACTCCCTCCCCTTCATTGTATGTGCAGAATGGAAACGCTCCGATCATCGATGTCGATAATTATAGCTCAGACAATCAGCAATCTCTTGCTTCTTTTGTAAATGTTAGAGATAAGCGTCCTATAGGATAG
- the LOC136206103 gene encoding uncharacterized protein isoform X2: MEMKWELGEFKEEMVGSKFHQAHEAASSVLSLTLQLREYEKQFEVAKDSLLKQEEELREREEEVAIKLSKIKEKEDEIQKQEKEFQERNSEDKKVIPAQKEVEDWSRMLITKRKELALAQKEHQECIQDLTVKKKQLGSLMKSIEDRSKKLNSEDTKLGFKEKELNRVQKLISETSNDLCLKEKHLCSIKDMIGDYTAKLEDKEKKYLVINSSIDKCYDELARKQKHLDSVKTMIMKKTEELEAKEKQLRSIEGMIADSTEKHVEKEKKYHAINSSIDRCSVELTSKQKHLDSVKKMIIKKIEELEAKDKQCDSINISINKCSAEFSLKQRELELIDKSIEENSSKLQVEEEKRAFIESYTAKLANSIEEREKELQCLNEKMKTDCESLELKLIAVQEAIRKRNEELVLKEKSLKSVQMSVIESNKELEAMKKQKVLLEISISGCSEDLEAKKKQLEVKDRRCEAYAKEIELKNQKIDSLQKLVNELSKKQESKEKQLNDKFPSEATIVQPEKLLPNGNGNSLSVDYQTCSTDNGRYLQLLLNRSFRKHDSVLNEALNAIKNSPDPGKLVVDAMQGFYPTVLKEQDVEFDLSVIRRSCTALLQMLLKISPEFKLEVREEAMKLALEWKSRMKTHWENSLENKQDLQLRQALGFAVGVPVIDLEQVDALQAHEPGDSSTATIDERICPLILDDDMGTPDLMVDEVVRALKSSTNPAKFALDVMYGSYSQHCANGGGELDVRVVKSKLLLLEQLMKFRPIVDVRLKDEAMKLATLWRRNITPETVKEIEVSAFLLFLHLYGLVSCFSFNDILTFLVKVSRHRNAPYIYRVMDFTDMMPHLIQILMQRKQHIEAARFSCAFRLHHIFPVDLILQNCVDHVQRDAKEKATEKELHARKAILQYISEYKLTSRYDTSNMTRCIVELEKHRTNSTPSPSLYVQNGNAPIIDVDNYSSDNQQSLASFVNVRDKRPIG, encoded by the exons ATGGAGATGAAATGGGAATTGGGGGAGTTCAAGGAAGAAATGGTAGGGAGTAAGTTTCATCAAGCCCATGAAGCAGCTTCTTCCGTTCTCTCCTTAACTCTCCAATTGAGAGAATACGAGAAACAATTTGAAGTGGCTAAGGATAGTTTACTAAAGCAAGAGGAAGAACTCCGAGAACGAGAAGAAGAAGTTGCAATTAAGTTAAGCAAGATAAAGGAAAAGGAAGATGAGATTCAGAAACAGGAAAAGGAATTTCAGGAGCGCAATTCGGAGGACAAGAAAGTGATTCCGGCTCAGAAGGAGGTGGAGGACTGGAGTAGGATGCTTATTACGAAACGGAAGGAACTGGCATTGGCGCAAAAGGAGCATCAGGAGTGTATTCAGGATCTTACTGTGAAAAAGAAGCAATTGGGTTCACTTATGAAGTCTATTGAAGATCGGAGTAAAAAGCTCAATTCAGAAGATACCAAATTGGGGTTCAAAGAGAAGGAACTGAATAGGGTTCAGAAATTGATTAGTGAGACTTCAAATGATTTATGTTTGAAAGAGAAGCATCTTTGTTCAATCAAAGATATGATTGGAGATTATACTGCAAAACTTGAAGATAAAGAGAAGAAGTATCTTGTAATCAATTCATCTATTGACAAGTGTTATGATGAACTCGCACGGAAACAGAAACATCTTGATTCAGTCAAGACCATGATCATGAAGAAAACTGAAGaacttgaagctaaagagaaacaACTTCGTTCAATCGAGGGGATGATTGCGGATTCTACTGAAAAACATgtagaaaaagagaagaagtaTCATGCAATTAATTCATCTATTGACAGGTGTTCTGTTGAGCTCACAAGCAAACAGAAACATCTTGATTCAGTCAAAAAGATGATCATCAAGAAAATCGAAGAACTTGAAGCGAAAGATAAGCAGTGTGATTCGATAAATATCTCTATCAACAAGTGCTCTGCAGAATTCTCATTGAAACAAAGGGAGTTGGAGTTGATAGACAAGTCTATTGAAGAGAACTCATCAAAACTTCAAGTGGAAGAGGAGAAACGAGCTTTTATAGAGAGTTACACAGCGAAACTTGCTAATTCGATTGAAGAAAGAGAGAAGGAATTGCAATGTCtcaatgaaaaaatgaaaactgATTGTGAAAGCCTTGAATTGAAACTCATTGCTGTTCAAGAAGCCATTAGAAAACGAAATGAAGAGCTCGTGTTGAAGGAGAAATCACTGAAATCGGTCCAAATGTCCGTCATAGAGAGCAATAAGGAGCTAGAAGCTATGAAGAAACAAAAAGTCTTACTTGAAATATCAATTTCAGGATGCTCTGAGGATCTGGAGGCAAAGAAAAAGCAGCTTGAGGTAAAGGATAGACGGTGTGAAgcatatgccaaggagatagaATTGAAAAACCAGAAAATTGATTCGCTGCAAAAACTAGTTAATGAGCTTTCTAAAAAACAGGAGTCTAAAGAGAAACAATTAAATGATAAATTTCCTTCCGAAGCAACGATTGTGCAACCGGAGAAGTTATTGCCCAATGGTAACGGTAACTCTTTGTCTGTGGATTATCAAACCTGTTCCACAGATAATGGAAGGTACTTGCAATTGCTCTTGAATAGAAGTTTTAGAAAGCATGATTCAGTTCTTAATGAAGCCCTTAATGCTATTAAAAACTCACCGGATCCAGGAAAGCTGGTAGTAGATGCTATGCAGGGGTTTTATCCCACAGTTTTGAAGGAGCAGGATGTAGAGTTCGATTTGAGTGTCATTCGGAGGAGCTGTACTGCTTTGTTGCAGATGTTGTTGAAAATATCGCCGGAGTTTAAGCTAGAAGTTAGAGAAGAGGCAATGAAGTTAGCTCTTGAATGGAAGTCAAGGATGAAGACACACTGGGAGAACTCTTTGGAG AATAAGCAGGATCTTCAATTACGACAGGCTCTAGGATTTGCAGTGGGCGTACCTG TGATTGACCTTGAGCAAGTTGATGCTTTGCAAGCCCATGAACCAGGGGATTCTTCAACTGCAACAATTGACGAAAGGATTTGTCCGTTGATTCTAGATGATGACATGGGCACCCCCGATttgatggttgatgaagttgtaCGTGCTCTTAAATCGTCTACGAACCCTGCAAAATTTGCTTTGGATGTGATGTATGGGTCATATTCCCAGCACTGCGCAAATGGAGGTGGAGAACTTGATGTGCGTGTTGTGAAGAGTAAACTTCTATTACTGGAACAGCTCATGAAATTCCGTCCGATAGTAGATGTTCGGTTGAAAGACGAAGCCATGAAGCTCGCAACTTTGTGGAGACGAAATATAACACCGGAGACTGTGAAGGAGATAGAAGTTTCGGCATTTCTACTGTTTTTGCATCTATATGGATTGGTATCTTGTTTTAGTTTCAACGACATCTTAACATTTCTAGTGAAGGTTTCTCGTCACAGAAATGCTCCTTATATCTACCGGGTTATGGATTTCACAGATATGATGCCCC ACCTTATACAGATTCTTATGCAAAGGAAGCAGCATATAGAGGCTGCTAGATTTAGTTGTGCTTTCCGGTTGCATCACATTTTTCCGGTAGACTTGATCCTGCAAAACTGCGTCGATCATGTGCAGAGAGATGCAAAG GAGAAGGCAACGGAGAAGGAATTACATGCTCGTAAAGCCATATTACAATACATTTCAGAGTATAAGCTGACATCAAGATATGATACTAGCAATATGACTCGTTGCATCGTTGAGCTCGAAAAGCATAGAACAAACAGTACTCCCTCCCCTTCATTGTATGTGCAGAATGGAAACGCTCCGATCATCGATGTCGATAATTATAGCTCAGACAATCAGCAATCTCTTGCTTCTTTTGTAAATGTTAGAGATAAGCGTCCTATAGGATAG